From Paenibacillus polymyxa, the proteins below share one genomic window:
- a CDS encoding nucleoside recognition domain-containing protein, which translates to MIHLIWVALICIGFLFAAAQGNIEVVTKAAFDGATTGVTVCFGLISVLVFWMGMMRLAEDGGLLQKISKLLSPLVAFLFPDVPRNHPAMGYILSNMSANLLGLGNAATPMGIKAMQELQTLNPDKQTATPAMCTLLALNTASITLIPTTLIAIRLNFHSAHPAEIVGTTLVATAIATFAAIAADRWYRSRELRRRPPANPPSQTSLAPRTSPAPTSVVSSHVPPVSSPAVPRTGITATKGRDTTWKG; encoded by the coding sequence ATGATTCATCTCATATGGGTGGCTTTGATTTGTATAGGATTTCTATTTGCAGCCGCACAGGGAAATATAGAGGTGGTGACGAAGGCAGCTTTTGACGGGGCAACTACGGGTGTTACAGTATGCTTTGGACTGATAAGTGTGCTGGTATTCTGGATGGGTATGATGAGGCTGGCTGAAGACGGTGGGCTCTTACAGAAAATATCTAAGCTGCTTTCTCCTTTGGTCGCCTTTCTCTTTCCTGATGTTCCTCGTAATCATCCCGCTATGGGCTACATTTTGTCCAATATGAGCGCCAATCTACTCGGACTGGGGAATGCAGCAACACCAATGGGGATCAAGGCGATGCAAGAGTTACAAACACTCAATCCTGATAAGCAAACCGCTACACCCGCCATGTGTACGCTGCTTGCGCTGAATACAGCCAGCATTACGCTTATTCCTACAACGTTGATCGCCATTCGGCTAAATTTTCACTCCGCACACCCGGCTGAAATCGTCGGAACGACACTGGTGGCGACCGCAATAGCTACCTTTGCCGCCATTGCGGCGGATCGTTGGTATCGTAGTCGAGAATTGCGTCGCCGTCCTCCAGCGAATCCGCCGTCCCAGACTTCCTTGGCGCCACGTACCTCGCCTGCACCAACATCTGTAGTTTCTTCACATGTACCGCCCGTATCTTCACCTGCCGTACCGCGAACGGGAATCACAGCTACCAAGGGCAGGGACACCACTTGGAAAGGATGA
- a CDS encoding spore maturation protein, which produces MLNFINLVSTWAIPVILAFIPLYAYAKKVPVYDSFVDGAKDGFSTAISIIPHLVGMMVAISIFRASGALDYVISWVTPWIKNWGVPGEVLPLGLLRPLTGTGSLAFTTDLIRTYGPDSMIGRIASTIQGSTDTTLYVLTVYFGAVGIRNGRYALKVGLFSDVVGFVAAIAICLLVF; this is translated from the coding sequence ATGCTGAATTTTATTAACCTCGTATCGACTTGGGCCATCCCGGTTATTCTCGCTTTTATTCCTTTATATGCATATGCCAAAAAGGTCCCTGTCTACGATTCTTTTGTAGATGGAGCCAAAGACGGCTTTTCTACCGCCATCAGCATTATTCCTCATCTTGTAGGCATGATGGTGGCGATTAGCATTTTTCGAGCATCCGGCGCTTTGGACTATGTAATATCCTGGGTAACCCCGTGGATTAAAAACTGGGGCGTACCTGGCGAGGTGCTGCCTTTAGGTTTGCTTCGTCCATTGACGGGCACGGGTTCACTCGCGTTCACGACGGATTTAATTCGCACTTATGGTCCCGATTCCATGATCGGTCGGATTGCTTCAACGATTCAGGGCAGCACAGATACGACGCTGTATGTATTAACTGTATACTTTGGTGCGGTAGGTATCCGCAATGGACGATATGCCTTGAAAGTGGGACTATTTTCAGATGTGGTTGGTTTTGTAGCGGCTATTGCCATTTGTTTGCTTGTATTTTGA
- a CDS encoding pseudouridine synthase — translation MERLQKILAQAGVASRRKCEELIQAGSVEVNGVTVTELGTKADPDQDMITVKGRPIKTEKKIYLMMNKPKGVITSASDPEGRKIVSDYLKGVKERVYPVGRLDYDTEGLLLLTNDGEFANLLTHPKHHVPKTYVATVKGVPHGTELDKLKKGIVLEDGITAPAEVEYKDVDPDGKESVIQITIYEGRNRQVRRMFEAISHPVIRLKRIAFGDLLLQNLKRGLTRPLTKDEINRLIQLAKSDNTKKKRTGRGS, via the coding sequence ATGGAAAGATTGCAGAAAATATTGGCCCAAGCCGGTGTAGCTTCCAGACGTAAATGTGAGGAGCTTATTCAGGCGGGCAGTGTGGAAGTTAACGGGGTTACCGTAACTGAGCTGGGAACGAAAGCAGACCCTGATCAAGATATGATTACAGTAAAGGGACGCCCGATCAAAACTGAGAAAAAAATCTATTTGATGATGAACAAACCCAAAGGGGTCATTACAAGCGCTTCCGATCCGGAAGGTCGCAAAATTGTGTCTGACTATCTGAAAGGCGTCAAGGAACGCGTATATCCGGTCGGACGTCTCGATTACGACACTGAAGGGTTGCTGTTGCTTACCAATGACGGAGAGTTCGCCAATCTGCTCACCCATCCCAAGCATCATGTGCCGAAGACGTATGTGGCTACAGTCAAAGGCGTTCCGCACGGTACTGAGCTGGACAAGCTGAAAAAAGGAATCGTGCTGGAGGATGGCATTACTGCACCGGCCGAGGTAGAATATAAGGATGTAGATCCGGACGGTAAGGAATCTGTGATCCAGATTACCATTTATGAAGGCAGAAATCGTCAGGTAAGACGGATGTTTGAGGCCATTTCGCACCCAGTCATCAGACTCAAGCGGATTGCCTTTGGGGATCTATTGCTGCAAAACTTGAAGCGCGGTCTCACCAGACCCCTAACCAAGGACGAAATCAACCGTCTCATTCAACTTGCCAAATCAGACAACACGAAAAAGAAACGGACAGGACGGGGGTCATAA
- a CDS encoding response regulator transcription factor — protein MSEQSNRILIVDDEERIRRLLRMYLEKEGYEIEEAEDGEIALQKATASDYSIILLDVMLPGMDGIEVCTRLRQTKSTPVIMLTAKGEEVNRVQGFEVGADDYVVKPFSPREVIYRVKAILRRSSETAFLTKEAVPSNSIVFPNLIIEHDAHRVTAGGIEISLTPKEYELLHYLAVSPDKVFSREELLKDVWNYEFFGDLRTVDTHVKRLREKLNKVSPEAAAMITTVWGVGYKLEVPK, from the coding sequence ATGTCAGAACAAAGCAACCGCATATTAATTGTAGATGATGAAGAACGCATTCGCCGCCTTCTGCGGATGTATCTGGAAAAAGAAGGATACGAAATTGAAGAAGCTGAGGATGGTGAGATTGCTCTCCAAAAAGCGACTGCAAGCGATTACAGTATTATTTTGCTCGATGTGATGCTTCCGGGTATGGACGGGATTGAAGTGTGTACACGTCTACGTCAAACCAAATCTACGCCTGTGATTATGCTGACAGCCAAAGGTGAGGAAGTGAACCGCGTGCAAGGCTTCGAAGTTGGAGCTGATGATTATGTGGTCAAGCCCTTCAGCCCGCGAGAGGTCATTTACCGGGTAAAGGCAATTTTAAGACGATCGTCGGAGACGGCTTTTTTAACGAAAGAGGCTGTGCCAAGCAATAGTATTGTTTTTCCAAATCTTATTATTGAGCATGATGCCCACCGGGTAACTGCAGGCGGAATTGAAATCAGTCTAACGCCTAAAGAGTACGAGCTATTGCATTATTTGGCGGTGTCGCCAGATAAAGTCTTCTCACGCGAAGAACTGCTGAAAGATGTTTGGAATTACGAATTCTTTGGTGATCTCCGCACTGTGGATACGCATGTGAAACGGCTTCGTGAAAAGCTGAATAAGGTATCACCAGAGGCAGCGGCTATGATTACGACCGTATGGGGCGTAGGTTATAAGCTGGAGGTTCCAAAATAA
- a CDS encoding sensor histidine kinase, with the protein MNFWRSLVGKLWITIICLVGSVLIFLGLFLLPYINRNFAAHESTEIKHLFTYTCIVGFLLTTFFALFLFTKITQPMQLLIQAANAIREGRYDTRLSLVTSDEIGELAKTFNHMSTELEATIRSLNEEKNHLSSVLRSMSDAVITFDRSGQIILTNPPAQSLLDIWKKLEWQERDLEEFGASVPEPLLPLFHTVMDRGEDVGDYIHVKKGSWSVQMAPLYTDNAIRGAVAVLRDISEEVKLEKMRSDFVANVSHEIRTPLSMMQGYSEALLDGMAGSPEESEELVQVIHDESLRMGRLVKDLLDLARMEAGHTDMYRQEVDVNELIERVHRKFTVRSKERGLTLDYYEPGQRLVLPEADEDRLEQVLTNLLDNAFRHTPSGKKVTIAADQILGERNELIRIRIKDEGVGIASEDLPYIFDRFYKADKARVRGEDKGTGLGLAIVRNIVEAHGGSVSASSVLGEGTEFTILLPISNKTRLGSVTSL; encoded by the coding sequence GTGAACTTCTGGAGATCGCTGGTAGGCAAGCTGTGGATCACCATCATTTGTCTTGTAGGTTCTGTGCTTATTTTTCTGGGGCTTTTTTTATTGCCATATATCAATAGAAATTTTGCGGCGCATGAATCGACGGAAATCAAGCATTTATTCACCTATACATGTATCGTCGGATTTTTATTGACGACCTTTTTTGCTCTATTTCTTTTTACTAAAATCACACAGCCTATGCAGCTGTTGATTCAGGCGGCGAATGCCATCCGTGAGGGAAGGTATGATACTCGGCTTTCGCTGGTGACCAGCGATGAGATTGGAGAGCTGGCGAAAACTTTTAACCATATGTCTACGGAACTGGAAGCGACGATCCGCAGTCTGAATGAGGAGAAAAACCATTTATCCAGTGTACTGCGAAGTATGTCTGATGCCGTAATTACCTTCGACAGAAGTGGACAAATCATCTTGACGAATCCGCCTGCACAAAGTTTGCTGGATATTTGGAAAAAGCTGGAGTGGCAGGAACGTGATCTGGAGGAATTCGGAGCTTCTGTGCCTGAGCCTTTGCTGCCTTTGTTCCATACGGTTATGGACAGAGGCGAGGATGTCGGAGACTACATCCATGTCAAGAAAGGCTCGTGGTCAGTGCAAATGGCGCCGCTGTATACAGATAACGCTATTCGTGGTGCAGTAGCTGTACTTAGAGATATTTCGGAAGAAGTAAAACTTGAGAAGATGCGCAGTGATTTTGTAGCCAACGTATCCCATGAAATCCGTACACCCTTATCTATGATGCAGGGATACAGTGAGGCTTTGCTGGACGGCATGGCAGGTTCACCGGAAGAGTCCGAGGAGCTAGTACAGGTCATCCATGATGAATCATTACGTATGGGAAGGTTAGTCAAGGATCTGCTCGACTTGGCCCGAATGGAGGCAGGTCATACAGATATGTACCGTCAGGAAGTGGATGTGAATGAACTGATCGAGCGTGTTCACCGGAAATTTACGGTTCGTTCCAAGGAACGAGGACTGACACTCGATTATTATGAGCCAGGTCAACGCTTAGTGTTGCCTGAGGCAGATGAAGACAGACTGGAGCAGGTGTTGACCAATTTGCTGGATAATGCGTTCAGACATACGCCCTCTGGGAAAAAAGTTACCATTGCGGCGGATCAAATTCTGGGAGAACGGAATGAGTTAATCCGCATTCGGATTAAGGATGAAGGTGTGGGCATTGCCAGTGAGGATCTACCTTATATTTTTGACCGCTTCTACAAGGCAGACAAAGCCAGAGTACGTGGTGAAGACAAAGGGACTGGGCTGGGGCTTGCTATTGTTAGAAACATCGTAGAGGCTCACGGAGGCTCTGTCTCAGCTTCTAGCGTACTGGGAGAAGGGACGGAATTTACTATTTTGTTGCCGATCTCCAATAAAACAAGGCTGGGCTCTGTAACAAGCTTATAA
- the serA gene encoding phosphoglycerate dehydrogenase, translating into MFKVLVSDPISDLGIQQLMDADDVTVDKNTGLSEDELVQIIGDYDALLVRSQTRVTERIMAAGKNLKVVGRAGVGVDNIDLEAATQRGIIVINAPDGNTITTCEHTFAMMMALARHIPQAYAKTIGGTWDRKTFLGVELRNKTLGVLGMGRIGSEVAKRAKAFGMSILGYDPFLTEERAEKLGIKLASVDEIIRNADFMTVHTPLTPETKHMIARPQFEVMKKGMRIINCARGGVIDEMALVEAIDEGIVAGAAFDVFESEPPAQDHPFLSHPKIIVTPHLGASTVEAQENVAIDVSEQVLHILRDEPFKNAVNMPPVPSNVMTQLQPYFSLGEKLGSFAAQITNQAVREIQVDYAGDLSSVDTQPLTRYILKGVLSRHLGSDVNIVNSVHLAKTRDVHLIVSQAPATKGFTNLITVTLKTQSGEEQRVSGTLLAGYGERIVRLNQFPVDVAPEAHFLLISHNDKPGIIGRVGTLLGENSVNIASMQVGRKIVGGEAIMILTVDKAVPKDVLIQLVGLPELNTAQEVVLD; encoded by the coding sequence ATGTTTAAAGTGTTAGTATCCGATCCAATCAGTGACCTGGGCATTCAGCAGCTGATGGATGCAGACGATGTCACGGTGGACAAGAACACAGGTCTCAGTGAGGATGAATTGGTTCAAATTATTGGTGACTATGACGCATTACTCGTCCGAAGCCAAACCCGGGTAACCGAACGCATCATGGCGGCAGGTAAAAACCTCAAGGTTGTTGGACGTGCCGGGGTCGGCGTGGACAACATCGACCTTGAAGCAGCAACACAACGCGGGATTATCGTTATTAATGCTCCTGACGGCAATACAATTACGACATGTGAACACACTTTTGCCATGATGATGGCACTGGCTCGCCATATTCCACAGGCTTACGCTAAAACCATCGGTGGTACATGGGATCGTAAAACATTCCTCGGTGTCGAACTACGTAACAAAACACTTGGAGTTCTCGGCATGGGACGTATCGGCAGTGAGGTGGCTAAACGCGCCAAAGCATTTGGCATGAGCATCCTTGGTTATGATCCGTTTCTGACTGAAGAACGCGCTGAGAAGCTGGGCATCAAGCTGGCCAGCGTGGACGAAATTATCCGCAACGCAGATTTCATGACCGTGCACACGCCATTAACACCAGAAACCAAGCATATGATTGCTCGCCCGCAGTTTGAAGTGATGAAAAAAGGAATGCGCATCATCAACTGTGCCCGAGGCGGAGTTATCGATGAAATGGCTCTTGTTGAAGCCATCGATGAAGGTATCGTTGCCGGTGCAGCCTTTGACGTATTCGAGTCGGAACCACCAGCACAGGATCATCCGTTCCTGAGCCATCCAAAAATTATCGTTACACCACATCTGGGTGCATCGACCGTCGAAGCTCAGGAGAACGTGGCGATCGACGTATCTGAGCAGGTGCTGCATATTTTACGTGATGAGCCGTTTAAAAATGCGGTCAACATGCCTCCAGTACCATCCAATGTCATGACGCAATTGCAGCCATATTTCTCGCTTGGAGAGAAGCTGGGCAGCTTTGCCGCTCAGATCACCAATCAGGCTGTACGTGAAATTCAGGTAGATTATGCTGGCGATTTGTCTTCTGTGGATACACAGCCGCTCACACGTTATATTTTGAAAGGTGTACTTAGCCGTCATCTGGGCAGCGATGTGAACATCGTGAACTCTGTGCATCTTGCCAAAACACGTGACGTCCATCTCATCGTCTCTCAGGCGCCTGCCACCAAGGGCTTCACCAACCTGATTACCGTTACGCTCAAAACACAAAGCGGCGAAGAGCAACGTGTTTCCGGTACCCTGCTAGCAGGCTATGGTGAACGTATTGTTCGATTGAACCAGTTCCCGGTAGATGTCGCACCGGAGGCTCATTTCTTGCTTATCTCACACAATGATAAACCCGGCATTATCGGCCGTGTCGGCACCTTGCTTGGGGAGAACAGCGTCAACATTGCTTCTATGCAAGTAGGTCGTAAAATTGTTGGCGGTGAAGCCATCATGATCCTGACCGTTGACAAAGCTGTGCCTAAAGACGTGCTGATTCAACTCGTAGGCTTACCAGAACTGAATACTGCCCAAGAAGTAGTACTGGATTAG
- a CDS encoding type II CAAX endopeptidase family protein, translating into MKKLKVKWKRAQIHQLNDRLLLYNLYLTQGLTLLIGVIWIIFQKRNVFELFALPNTLHVLWWGLGLAAAMLLVDLLLSRIMPEDAMDDGGINQMLFQNRPVWHIICIAAIVSICEELLFRGAIQYSFGPYWTSILFAVIHIRYLRHWIPTGWVFLSSYGLGYIYVQTGSLWAPIICHFVIDLISGLALRFRRYEE; encoded by the coding sequence ATGAAAAAGCTTAAAGTGAAATGGAAAAGAGCGCAAATTCATCAATTGAATGACCGCTTGCTGCTTTACAATTTGTATCTAACTCAGGGGCTGACCCTGCTGATTGGCGTAATCTGGATTATATTTCAGAAAAGAAATGTGTTTGAACTGTTTGCATTGCCCAACACGCTACATGTCTTATGGTGGGGATTGGGTTTGGCAGCCGCTATGCTATTAGTAGATTTGCTGCTGTCTCGGATCATGCCTGAGGATGCCATGGATGACGGTGGTATTAACCAAATGCTGTTTCAAAATCGACCGGTTTGGCATATTATTTGTATAGCTGCTATCGTTTCCATCTGTGAGGAACTTTTGTTTAGAGGTGCGATTCAGTACAGCTTTGGTCCTTATTGGACAAGCATTTTGTTTGCGGTTATTCATATCCGGTATTTACGGCACTGGATTCCCACGGGCTGGGTTTTCCTTAGCAGTTATGGATTGGGATATATATACGTGCAGACAGGCAGCCTGTGGGCACCGATCATTTGTCATTTTGTGATTGACCTTATATCTGGCTTAGCGTTACGTTTTCGGAGGTATGAAGAATGA
- a CDS encoding polysaccharide deacetylase family protein, with translation MGTKTAAILLTACLLLSACTATKPESADSSNHQDSVTSDLSNSAKDQSSKSSPKGSSKQADSDEQKSVSTTNTQNDKTAVKSNETTVSTTAVTTNKMYHLDKAYNVIPNQQGVEKKVVLLTFDDGPKEAVMINKIIDILDKHKAKAIFFVNGYRVKEHPELLKLIHDRGQPIGNHSWDHIVLKNKSEAEVKKQIETVQKIVKDTTGQAPVFFRPPHGAGGDVGRKVAKENGLLYMTWSVGSLDWTMKKNQPHKTETLLKNVTEQLHPGSNILMHELPWTAEALDSLLTRLEQKGYQFVDPQSIEIPAS, from the coding sequence ATGGGTACAAAAACAGCAGCCATTTTGCTAACAGCATGTCTGCTGCTTAGTGCTTGCACTGCGACGAAGCCGGAATCTGCGGATTCCAGTAACCATCAGGATTCAGTAACTTCTGATTTAAGTAACAGTGCCAAAGATCAGAGCAGTAAATCTTCCCCCAAAGGAAGCAGCAAGCAAGCAGACAGTGATGAGCAAAAATCAGTGAGTACAACAAATACACAAAATGACAAAACCGCCGTTAAGAGCAACGAGACTACAGTTTCAACAACTGCGGTTACCACTAACAAGATGTATCACTTGGACAAAGCTTACAATGTTATTCCTAATCAACAAGGTGTCGAAAAAAAAGTGGTATTGCTGACTTTTGATGATGGCCCGAAAGAAGCGGTCATGATTAACAAAATCATAGATATATTGGATAAGCACAAGGCAAAAGCGATTTTCTTCGTAAACGGTTATCGTGTAAAAGAACATCCTGAGTTGCTCAAGCTTATCCATGACCGTGGACAGCCCATTGGCAACCATAGCTGGGACCACATCGTTCTCAAGAACAAGTCTGAGGCTGAGGTTAAAAAACAGATTGAAACAGTACAAAAAATCGTTAAAGACACTACAGGCCAAGCCCCCGTATTCTTCCGTCCGCCTCATGGTGCTGGTGGAGACGTAGGTCGCAAGGTTGCTAAGGAAAATGGGCTCTTGTATATGACATGGTCCGTAGGCTCTCTGGACTGGACCATGAAAAAAAACCAACCTCATAAAACGGAAACTCTTCTCAAAAATGTAACAGAACAACTTCATCCAGGCAGCAATATTTTGATGCATGAACTGCCATGGACAGCGGAGGCACTGGACAGTCTATTGACGCGCCTTGAGCAGAAGGGCTATCAATTTGTCGATCCACAAAGCATTGAGATTCCTGCCAGTTAA
- a CDS encoding genetic competence negative regulator: MKIERLSQDKIRIFLTFDDLSERGIQKDDMWQEIPRVHELFTEMMDQAYSELGFDATGPLAVEVFALPAQGMVVIVTRGKYDHQQYGSGPDEELPEEVYEMEVTMEHSDSIVYAFSDFEVLIEAAHMLRSNTTEAGKLYHYRGKWILHLEPEEVEESKLAALIAILAEFGEGSSVTPAMLEEYGKLIIPEQAVAVICTHFDSRS; the protein is encoded by the coding sequence ATGAAAATAGAAAGATTAAGTCAGGACAAGATACGGATTTTCCTTACCTTTGATGATTTGAGCGAACGGGGTATCCAAAAAGATGATATGTGGCAAGAAATTCCAAGAGTTCATGAGCTGTTTACTGAAATGATGGATCAGGCATACAGCGAACTGGGCTTCGACGCCACGGGACCGTTAGCTGTAGAAGTCTTTGCGCTTCCTGCTCAGGGAATGGTTGTTATCGTCACTCGGGGAAAATACGATCACCAGCAGTACGGTTCGGGTCCCGATGAGGAGCTTCCAGAGGAAGTCTACGAAATGGAAGTCACAATGGAGCACAGTGATTCCATCGTTTACGCGTTTAGCGATTTCGAAGTACTCATAGAAGCGGCTCATATGCTCCGCAGCAACACTACGGAAGCAGGTAAGCTGTATCATTATAGAGGAAAATGGATTTTGCATTTGGAGCCAGAAGAAGTAGAAGAGTCCAAGCTTGCGGCCTTAATCGCGATTCTGGCTGAATTTGGAGAAGGTTCATCCGTAACACCAGCTATGCTGGAAGAGTATGGAAAGCTGATCATTCCTGAACAGGCAGTTGCTGTCATCTGCACCCATTTTGACAGCCGTTCTTGA
- the prsW gene encoding glutamic-type intramembrane protease PrsW, with translation MLLFSVLAAATAPGLALLMYFYLKDRYDSEPLHMVIKVFLLGFLVVLPVMIFQRGLLLWLGDDTLIQVFGISAGVEEFFKWFLLYHIIYNHTEFDEPYDGILYAAAVSLGFATVENLLYAWAGHASISMMLMRSLLPVSGHAMFGVMMGYYMGKAKFSKDLKSKYMLLLSLVLPWFWHGVYDLILTKFSHDWIWFIIPLMAFLWYGGMAKISRANNRSPFRMLKREEKVNM, from the coding sequence GTGCTTCTGTTTTCTGTTTTAGCGGCAGCTACAGCGCCGGGTCTCGCCTTATTGATGTATTTTTACTTAAAGGATCGATATGATTCGGAGCCTCTGCACATGGTTATTAAAGTATTTTTGCTCGGTTTTTTGGTGGTGCTTCCGGTCATGATTTTTCAACGTGGGTTGCTGCTTTGGCTAGGAGATGACACTTTAATTCAGGTGTTCGGTATTTCCGCTGGAGTGGAAGAGTTTTTTAAATGGTTCCTGCTGTATCACATCATCTATAACCATACGGAGTTCGACGAGCCTTATGATGGTATATTGTATGCAGCCGCAGTCTCACTCGGGTTTGCCACAGTTGAAAATCTGTTATATGCCTGGGCGGGGCATGCTTCGATCAGCATGATGTTAATGAGATCGTTGCTACCGGTATCCGGTCATGCGATGTTTGGCGTTATGATGGGCTACTATATGGGGAAAGCCAAGTTTTCGAAAGACCTGAAGAGTAAATATATGCTGCTTCTGTCATTAGTGCTTCCATGGTTTTGGCATGGAGTGTATGATTTAATTTTGACGAAATTTTCACACGACTGGATCTGGTTTATCATTCCGTTGATGGCATTTCTATGGTATGGAGGGATGGCAAAAATCAGTCGAGCGAATAACCGTTCTCCTTTTCGAATGTTAAAACGGGAAGAAAAGGTTAATATGTAA
- the ypeB gene encoding germination protein YpeB produces MYKRLSAVLFPVVTLIMIGAFVWGYQQNQMRKEVSSQANSMSIKAENQYQRAFHDLSFHMDQLHSQLGNAVAVHTTSHAMHRKCLMNVWRIASEAQNEVNQLPLNVMPFNHAKDLLSHLSAFSYQTAVRDLDHEPLNEKEISNLKTLYNNSKEISKNMHEVQQKVISKNLRWMDVDMAAGSQTGPKDNTIIDGFKTVDKKVENYKELDWGPSVASIYDKRSVKKLSLPAVDAGQIKRNAAEFTGKPESQIRVNENGKGTEWASYTATLLNKQQPVATMDFTKKGGKLISYHDMRTVGPKKTTRNEAVRYASEYLEQKGYKGMKPVAYDESGNLANITFASQQGDVIIYPEKITVRSGLDNGQVIGFQCSDYVYEHSRLRRIPQAKLNLNEARAKLNPEFRETYHRKALIENELSNEVLCYEFGGKINGSIYRIYINANTGMEETIEQVKDSDEPQVTASNA; encoded by the coding sequence ATGTATAAACGACTTAGTGCCGTATTGTTCCCGGTGGTTACCCTGATTATGATAGGAGCATTTGTGTGGGGTTATCAGCAAAACCAGATGAGAAAAGAGGTGTCTTCTCAGGCAAATAGCATGTCGATTAAAGCGGAAAATCAATACCAGCGTGCATTTCATGATTTGTCGTTTCATATGGATCAGCTGCATTCCCAACTCGGTAACGCGGTTGCTGTCCATACTACTTCACACGCGATGCACCGCAAATGCTTGATGAACGTGTGGAGGATTGCAAGTGAAGCCCAAAACGAGGTTAATCAGTTGCCTCTCAATGTAATGCCTTTTAATCATGCTAAAGATTTGCTGTCACATCTATCTGCATTCTCGTATCAGACCGCTGTTCGTGATCTGGACCACGAGCCTTTAAACGAGAAAGAAATTTCGAATCTAAAAACGTTATATAACAATTCCAAGGAAATTTCGAAAAACATGCATGAGGTGCAGCAAAAGGTCATTAGCAAAAACTTGCGCTGGATGGATGTTGATATGGCGGCAGGTTCTCAAACTGGACCGAAGGACAACACCATTATTGATGGCTTCAAAACCGTGGACAAAAAAGTAGAGAACTACAAAGAACTGGATTGGGGACCGTCTGTTGCGAGCATTTATGATAAGCGCTCAGTGAAAAAGTTGAGTCTCCCGGCGGTGGATGCTGGACAAATTAAGCGTAATGCCGCTGAATTTACAGGAAAACCAGAAAGTCAGATTCGTGTGAACGAAAATGGCAAAGGAACAGAATGGGCGTCTTATACGGCTACGCTGTTAAATAAGCAACAGCCTGTAGCCACGATGGATTTTACGAAAAAGGGCGGCAAGCTCATTTCTTATCATGACATGAGAACAGTAGGTCCTAAAAAAACAACTCGTAATGAAGCGGTTCGCTATGCAAGTGAGTATCTTGAACAAAAGGGCTACAAAGGAATGAAGCCCGTAGCATATGATGAAAGCGGGAATTTAGCCAACATTACATTTGCAAGCCAACAAGGGGATGTGATTATCTATCCAGAAAAAATCACAGTCAGATCAGGCTTGGATAACGGACAAGTGATTGGTTTCCAATGCAGCGATTATGTCTATGAGCACAGTCGCCTCCGTCGCATTCCTCAGGCAAAACTGAATTTGAATGAAGCACGAGCGAAGTTGAATCCTGAGTTTCGTGAAACTTACCACCGCAAAGCACTAATTGAAAATGAACTGTCAAATGAAGTTCTGTGCTATGAATTTGGCGGTAAAATCAACGGTTCCATTTATCGAATTTACATTAACGCGAACACGGGAATGGAAGAAACGATTGAACAGGTAAAAGATTCAGATGAACCACAAGTTACGGCAAGTAATGCCTAG